In Bacillus sp. NP247, one DNA window encodes the following:
- the glgC gene encoding glucose-1-phosphate adenylyltransferase — MAQKQKCVAMLLAGGKGSRLSALTKNLAKPAVPFGGKYRIIDFTLSNCANSGIETVGILTQYQPLELHNYIGIGNAWDLDRVNGGVTVLPPYAESSGVKWYTGTASAIYQNLNYLSQYEPEYVLILSGDHIYKMDYSKMLDYHIEKEADVSISVIEVPWDEASRFGIMNTNEEMEVVEFEEKPQFPRSNLASMGIYIFNWAILKEYLEMDARNPESSNDFGKDVLPLLLDEGKKLMAYPFEGYWKDVGTVKSLWEANMDLLRDETSLNLNDRNWRIYSVNPNEPPQYIAEQAKVEESLINEGCVIEGDVKHSVLFQGVTVEEGSMVIDSVVMPGAKIGKNVVIERAIVGSEMVIEDGTIIRPEKNVDDVVLIAEGK, encoded by the coding sequence ATGGCTCAAAAACAAAAGTGCGTAGCAATGTTACTAGCAGGGGGAAAAGGTAGTCGTTTAAGTGCATTAACAAAAAATTTAGCCAAGCCAGCTGTTCCATTTGGTGGTAAATATCGCATTATTGATTTTACATTAAGTAACTGTGCAAACTCCGGTATTGAAACGGTGGGGATTTTGACGCAATATCAACCGTTAGAACTTCATAATTATATTGGAATCGGAAATGCTTGGGATCTTGATCGTGTAAACGGTGGAGTCACTGTGTTACCTCCTTATGCGGAGTCTTCAGGTGTGAAGTGGTATACAGGTACGGCAAGTGCTATTTATCAAAACTTAAACTATTTAAGTCAGTACGAACCAGAATATGTCCTTATTTTATCAGGTGACCATATTTATAAAATGGATTACAGTAAAATGCTAGATTACCATATTGAGAAAGAAGCAGATGTTTCGATTTCTGTTATTGAAGTGCCGTGGGATGAAGCAAGTCGCTTTGGCATCATGAATACAAATGAAGAGATGGAAGTTGTTGAATTTGAGGAGAAACCGCAATTTCCAAGAAGTAATCTTGCATCAATGGGAATTTATATTTTTAACTGGGCCATTTTAAAAGAATATTTAGAGATGGATGCAAGAAATCCTGAATCTAGTAATGATTTCGGAAAAGATGTACTTCCGCTTTTATTAGATGAAGGGAAGAAGTTGATGGCGTATCCGTTTGAAGGATATTGGAAAGATGTTGGAACGGTGAAAAGCTTATGGGAAGCGAATATGGATTTACTTCGCGATGAAACATCGTTGAACTTGAACGATCGTAATTGGCGCATTTATTCTGTGAATCCAAATGAGCCACCTCAATATATTGCAGAACAAGCAAAAGTAGAAGAGTCACTTATTAATGAAGGGTGCGTCATTGAAGGGGACGTGAAGCATTCTGTTTTATTCCAAGGAGTGACGGTGGAAGAAGGTAGTATGGTAATCGATTCTGTCGTTATGCCGGGGGCAAAGATTGGTAAAAACGTTGTGATTGAAAGAGCGATCGTTGGATCGGAAATGGTTATTGAAGATGGGACAATAATTCGTCCAGAAAAAAATGTTGATGATGTAGTACTAATTGCTGAAGGGAAATAG
- the glgB gene encoding 1,4-alpha-glucan branching protein GlgB, with protein MDVINCEEVKRDEFHTEKYYDSYNIFGAHIVTEDGMRGVRFTVWAPHAKAMSVVGNFNEWDYEQHEMLQVTEEGIWSLFVPHIEENEIYKYAIETMGDDVILKADPYAVYAEVRPNTASVVFDIEGYEWNDKNWIRKRKKKSIYKEAMTVYELHFGSWKKKEDGALYSYREMAEELIPYVVEHQFTHIEIMPLVEHPYDRSWGYQGTGYYAATSRFGTPHDLMYFVDECHKYGIGVILDWVPGHFCKDAHGLYLFDGTPTYEYKDRDVQENLVWGTVNFDLGKREVRNFLISNALFWMRHFHIDGFRVDAVANMLYWNKEGKEQSNEHAVSFLRELNEAVFAEDEEFLMTAEDSTAWPLVTAPTYEGGLGFNYKWNMGWMNDVLKYMECAPEYRKYIHEKMTFSLIYAHSENFILPLSHDEVVHGKKSLLNKMPGDYWDKFAQLRLLYGYFFTHPGKKLLFMGGEFGQFDEWKELEDLDWNLHDFEMHRYMHDYFKELIALYKRSKPLWQLDHSPEGFQWIDANNNEQSIFSFIRQGDKQEDALVIVCNFTKATYENYKVGVPDFEYYNEILNSDSAQYGGSGQVNKKRLKTILEPYHNQAAHIEITIPPFGVSILRPVKTRKGSKKQDGSKTKVRSNVTSRGKR; from the coding sequence TTGGATGTAATAAATTGTGAAGAAGTGAAACGAGATGAGTTTCATACAGAAAAGTACTATGACAGTTATAACATCTTTGGGGCACATATTGTGACGGAAGATGGGATGCGAGGTGTACGATTCACAGTATGGGCTCCTCATGCGAAAGCAATGAGTGTTGTTGGGAATTTTAATGAATGGGATTATGAGCAACATGAGATGCTACAAGTGACAGAAGAGGGGATTTGGTCCTTGTTTGTACCGCATATTGAAGAGAATGAGATATACAAGTATGCGATTGAAACGATGGGCGATGACGTTATTTTAAAAGCAGATCCTTACGCTGTATATGCAGAAGTAAGACCAAATACGGCATCTGTAGTTTTTGATATAGAGGGATATGAATGGAATGATAAAAACTGGATTCGTAAGAGAAAGAAAAAATCGATTTATAAAGAAGCGATGACAGTTTATGAATTACATTTCGGTTCTTGGAAAAAGAAAGAAGATGGCGCTCTGTATTCTTACAGAGAAATGGCCGAGGAGCTCATTCCGTATGTGGTGGAACATCAATTTACACATATTGAAATTATGCCGCTTGTTGAGCATCCATATGATCGTTCTTGGGGATATCAAGGAACAGGATATTATGCAGCGACAAGTAGATTCGGCACGCCACATGATTTGATGTATTTTGTCGATGAATGTCATAAATATGGAATCGGTGTCATTTTAGATTGGGTGCCGGGGCATTTTTGTAAAGATGCTCACGGTTTATATTTGTTTGATGGGACACCGACTTATGAATATAAAGATAGAGATGTACAAGAAAACCTTGTATGGGGAACTGTTAATTTTGATTTAGGGAAGAGGGAAGTACGTAATTTCTTAATTTCAAATGCGTTATTTTGGATGAGGCATTTCCATATTGATGGGTTCAGGGTAGATGCAGTTGCGAATATGCTGTACTGGAATAAAGAAGGAAAAGAGCAAAGCAATGAACACGCTGTCTCTTTCTTACGAGAGCTAAATGAAGCTGTGTTTGCAGAAGATGAAGAGTTTCTTATGACAGCGGAAGATTCAACAGCTTGGCCACTTGTAACAGCTCCAACATACGAGGGTGGACTTGGATTCAATTATAAATGGAATATGGGTTGGATGAATGATGTGCTGAAATATATGGAATGTGCGCCAGAGTATCGGAAATACATTCATGAGAAAATGACTTTCTCTTTAATATATGCTCACTCTGAAAACTTCATATTGCCGCTTTCTCATGATGAAGTCGTTCATGGGAAAAAGTCGTTATTAAATAAAATGCCGGGAGATTACTGGGATAAGTTCGCCCAACTTCGTTTATTATATGGATATTTCTTTACTCATCCAGGTAAGAAATTACTCTTTATGGGTGGAGAATTCGGTCAATTTGATGAGTGGAAGGAACTTGAAGATTTAGATTGGAATTTACATGATTTTGAAATGCATCGTTACATGCATGATTACTTTAAAGAGCTCATAGCATTGTATAAGCGCTCAAAACCACTTTGGCAGTTAGATCACTCGCCTGAAGGGTTTCAGTGGATTGATGCTAATAATAATGAGCAAAGTATTTTCTCGTTTATCCGCCAAGGGGATAAGCAGGAAGATGCGTTAGTTATCGTATGTAATTTTACGAAAGCTACATATGAAAACTATAAAGTAGGTGTACCAGATTTCGAGTATTATAACGAAATTTTAAACAGTGACTCGGCGCAATATGGCGGATCGGGGCAAGTTAATAAGAAACGTCTCAAGACGATTCTAGAGCCATATCATAATCAAGCGGCACATATAGAAATTACAATTCCACCATTTGGCGTATCCATATTACGACCAGTGAAGACGAGAAAGGGGAGCAAAAAACAAGATGGCTCAAAAACAAAAGTGCGTAGCAATGTTACTAGCAGGGGGAAAAGGTAG
- a CDS encoding L-lactate dehydrogenase, protein MKKGINRVVLVGTGAVGCSYAYSMINQGVAEEFVLVDVNEAKAEGEAMDLSHAVPFSPAPTKVWSGSYADCKDADLVVITAGLPQKPGETRLDLVEKNTKIFKQIVRGIMDSGFDGIFLIATNPVDILTYVTWKESGLPKERVIGSGTTLDSARFRYMLGDYLDVDPRNVHAYIVGEHGDTELPVWSHATVGVQKLETILANNEQYSQEDLDKIFENVRDAAYHIIERKGATYYGIGMSLLRVTKAILSNENSVLTVSAYLEGQYGEKDAYVGVPAVINREGVREIVELELNEEEKAKFAHSVKVLKETMAPVL, encoded by the coding sequence ATGAAAAAAGGTATCAATCGTGTAGTATTAGTAGGAACAGGAGCTGTAGGTTGTAGTTATGCTTACTCAATGATCAACCAAGGTGTAGCTGAAGAATTCGTACTTGTAGATGTAAATGAAGCAAAAGCAGAAGGGGAAGCAATGGACTTAAGCCATGCGGTACCATTCTCTCCAGCACCAACAAAAGTTTGGAGCGGTAGCTATGCAGATTGTAAAGATGCAGATCTAGTTGTTATCACTGCTGGATTACCACAAAAGCCAGGCGAAACTCGTTTAGACTTAGTTGAAAAAAATACAAAGATCTTTAAACAAATCGTTCGCGGTATTATGGATAGCGGATTCGATGGAATCTTCTTAATCGCAACTAACCCAGTTGATATTTTAACTTACGTAACTTGGAAAGAATCTGGCCTACCAAAAGAGCGCGTAATTGGTTCTGGTACAACTTTAGACTCTGCTCGTTTCCGTTACATGTTAGGCGACTACTTAGATGTAGATCCACGTAACGTTCACGCTTATATCGTTGGTGAGCACGGTGATACTGAACTTCCAGTATGGAGCCACGCTACTGTAGGTGTACAAAAACTAGAAACAATCTTAGCGAACAACGAACAGTATAGCCAAGAAGATTTAGATAAAATCTTTGAAAATGTACGCGATGCAGCTTACCACATTATCGAGCGTAAAGGCGCAACTTACTACGGAATCGGTATGTCGCTACTTCGTGTAACTAAAGCGATCTTAAGCAACGAGAACAGCGTATTAACTGTATCTGCATACCTTGAAGGTCAATATGGTGAGAAAGATGCTTACGTAGGTGTTCCAGCTGTTATTAACCGCGAAGGTGTACGTGAGATCGTAGAACTTGAATTAAATGAAGAAGAAAAAGCGAAATTCGCTCATTCTGTAAAAGTATTAAAAGAAACAATGGCACCAGTACTATAA
- a CDS encoding TetR/AcrR family transcriptional regulator, with the protein MVKKTRAEMIIETRAKLLSAAREAFGTVGYVNTSMDDFTASVGLTRGAIYHHFGDKKGLLEAVVKEIDMEMDNKLRKVSDEAEGNWEGFIGRCRAYLTMALDPEIQRIVLRDAPAVLGTSYYQSSQSQCLATMGNMLLQLMQEHIIEKTDCEALARLINGGLVDLACWIANSEDAEAQLSKALHSLSLILNGLVS; encoded by the coding sequence ATGGTTAAAAAAACAAGAGCAGAAATGATCATTGAAACACGCGCTAAATTGCTGAGTGCAGCAAGAGAGGCTTTCGGTACAGTTGGATATGTAAACACATCTATGGATGATTTTACTGCATCTGTCGGTTTAACGCGTGGTGCAATTTATCATCATTTTGGCGATAAAAAAGGATTGTTAGAAGCAGTTGTAAAAGAAATTGATATGGAAATGGATAATAAATTACGGAAAGTATCAGATGAGGCGGAAGGAAATTGGGAAGGATTTATTGGGCGCTGTCGAGCTTATTTAACGATGGCACTTGATCCAGAAATTCAGAGAATCGTACTTCGGGATGCACCAGCAGTATTAGGAACTAGCTATTATCAATCATCGCAATCACAATGTTTAGCAACAATGGGGAATATGCTTCTGCAATTGATGCAGGAGCATATTATTGAAAAAACAGACTGTGAAGCTTTAGCACGGCTCATAAATGGGGGATTAGTGGACCTCGCTTGTTGGATTGCGAATTCTGAAGATGCCGAGGCACAGTTGTCTAAAGCTTTACATAGCCTATCACTTATATTGAATGGTTTGGTGTCATGA
- a CDS encoding MFS transporter, which yields MFNSYREIFSASGTKGFSLAGFIARMPISMMGIGIVTMLSQLRGDYWLAGAVAATFTLSSALLAPHISRMADQLGQSRILLPTTGISVFFTILLLLCTKYEAPYWTLFLSALCAGCMPNMSAMVRARWTKLYRGSHKLHTAFSFESVVDEICFIIGPVLSVSLSVMFFPEAGPLLSCVFLTIGVCLFTMQKSTEPHVHPHDITNKGTVFKIGTLRVLVFTLIAIGTIFGTIDVVSVAFAEHQGNTVAASFVLSVYAIGSCLAGLIFGTLKLSTPPYNQFLIAVTLSMVTMLPLVFVNTIAWLVVIVFFAGLSVAPTMIITMGLVEKIVPESKITEGMTWAITGLGIGVSLGSAVAGLVIDTFEARAGFSVAIIAGGLALTIALLGYKTLHSAYSHAVMKPDGHSAES from the coding sequence ATGTTTAATTCCTACCGTGAGATTTTCAGTGCTTCTGGTACAAAAGGATTCTCATTAGCAGGCTTTATAGCTCGGATGCCCATATCAATGATGGGGATTGGCATTGTTACAATGTTATCTCAGTTACGTGGTGACTATTGGCTTGCCGGAGCCGTTGCAGCCACCTTCACATTATCATCAGCTTTACTAGCTCCTCATATTTCTCGTATGGCTGATCAATTAGGGCAATCTCGTATACTTCTTCCGACTACAGGTATCAGTGTTTTCTTTACGATTCTCTTACTTCTATGTACGAAATATGAGGCTCCTTATTGGACGCTATTTCTATCCGCCTTATGTGCGGGTTGTATGCCAAACATGTCGGCCATGGTACGTGCACGTTGGACTAAACTATACCGTGGATCTCATAAATTGCATACAGCATTTTCCTTCGAATCGGTCGTCGATGAAATTTGCTTCATCATTGGTCCTGTATTATCCGTCAGTTTAAGTGTTATGTTCTTCCCAGAAGCAGGACCACTTTTATCATGTGTTTTTCTTACAATCGGGGTATGCCTATTCACCATGCAAAAAAGCACAGAACCACATGTACATCCCCACGACATTACAAACAAAGGGACAGTATTTAAAATTGGTACATTACGGGTGCTTGTATTCACACTCATCGCTATAGGTACTATATTTGGCACAATAGATGTAGTTAGTGTGGCTTTTGCTGAGCATCAAGGAAACACAGTAGCTGCTAGCTTTGTGCTTTCCGTCTATGCAATCGGTTCATGCCTGGCAGGTCTTATTTTCGGTACTCTTAAACTCAGTACTCCACCATATAATCAATTTTTAATAGCAGTCACACTATCAATGGTAACAATGCTGCCACTAGTTTTCGTAAACACTATTGCTTGGCTAGTAGTTATTGTTTTCTTTGCAGGCTTATCTGTTGCCCCTACTATGATTATTACTATGGGACTGGTGGAAAAAATCGTACCTGAATCAAAAATAACCGAAGGAATGACCTGGGCAATTACAGGACTTGGTATTGGAGTCTCTCTAGGATCAGCGGTAGCTGGTTTAGTTATTGATACCTTTGAAGCTCGCGCAGGATTTAGTGTGGCTATTATTGCAGGAGGCCTTGCCTTAACTATTGCACTTTTAGGATACAAAACTCTCCACTCCGCATATAGTCATGCTGTTATGAAACCGGATGGGCATTCAGCAGAGAGTTAA
- a CDS encoding MgtC/SapB family protein — MDYTDLLIKLGLSAILGFAIGLERELKRKPLGLKTCLVISIISCLLTIVSIKAAYNLPHTDHMNMDPLRLAAQIVSGIGFLGAGVILRRGNDSIAGLTTAAMIWGASGIGIAVGAGFYIEAIFGMCFLMISVELIPLTMKFVGPRSFRQRDIAVKLVVRNMDNIPTVIEEIKEMDIKVKNMKLKTLENGSHYLHLKLSIDQKRHTADVYYALQHLESVQQTEVESM; from the coding sequence ATGGACTACACCGACTTATTAATAAAACTAGGTCTCTCGGCCATTTTAGGATTCGCCATCGGTTTAGAGCGCGAATTAAAACGTAAACCACTCGGTTTAAAAACGTGTTTAGTTATTTCTATAATTAGTTGCCTCCTGACGATTGTTTCTATTAAAGCAGCTTACAACTTACCACATACCGATCATATGAATATGGATCCACTTCGACTTGCCGCTCAAATTGTATCAGGAATCGGTTTTTTAGGTGCTGGTGTAATTTTACGCAGAGGAAACGATAGTATTGCGGGATTAACGACCGCCGCTATGATTTGGGGTGCTTCTGGTATCGGCATCGCCGTTGGAGCTGGTTTCTATATCGAGGCTATTTTCGGAATGTGTTTCCTTATGATTAGTGTAGAACTTATCCCATTAACGATGAAATTCGTCGGTCCTAGATCATTTCGCCAACGTGATATCGCAGTGAAACTTGTTGTACGAAATATGGACAATATCCCGACCGTAATTGAAGAAATAAAAGAAATGGATATAAAAGTTAAGAACATGAAGCTCAAAACATTGGAAAATGGTTCGCACTATTTACATTTGAAATTGTCTATCGATCAAAAAAGACATACTGCTGATGTTTATTATGCTCTTCAGCATCTTGAAAGTGTTCAACAAACTGAAGTTGAAAGTATGTAA
- a CDS encoding potassium channel family protein: protein MKSRPNLVDTFRDSIIFRLICFIIVLTAFSGFLIHILEPDHFTTWFDGVWWSIVTIFTVGYGDFAPHTTIGKLIGIGIILLGTGFCSYYMVLFATEMISKQYMKIKGEEAATSNGHMIIVGWNERAKHVVKQMHTLQPNLDIVLIDETLSLLPKPFHHLEFIKGCPHHDQTLLKANITTAHTILITADKEKNESLADTQSILNILTAKGLNPNIHCIAELLTSEQIQNATRAGVSEIIEGNKLTSYVFTASLLFPSISGVLFSLYDEISDNKLQLMEIPPSCTGQSFANCSYALLKQNILLLGIKRDEQYMINPIHSFIIIESDVLIVIRH from the coding sequence TTGAAATCCCGCCCGAATTTAGTAGATACATTTCGCGATTCCATTATTTTTCGTTTAATTTGTTTTATTATTGTACTTACTGCCTTCTCCGGCTTTCTTATACATATATTAGAGCCAGATCACTTCACCACATGGTTCGACGGGGTTTGGTGGTCAATCGTTACCATTTTTACCGTTGGATACGGCGATTTTGCCCCCCATACAACGATAGGAAAACTTATTGGTATCGGTATTATTCTATTAGGAACCGGATTTTGTTCTTATTATATGGTTCTGTTCGCTACTGAAATGATTAGTAAACAATATATGAAGATTAAAGGAGAAGAAGCTGCTACCTCTAATGGCCATATGATTATCGTTGGCTGGAATGAACGTGCAAAACATGTTGTAAAACAAATGCACACATTACAACCGAACCTTGATATCGTTTTAATTGATGAAACACTTTCTTTACTTCCAAAGCCATTTCATCATTTAGAATTTATAAAAGGTTGTCCGCATCACGATCAAACTTTATTAAAAGCTAACATTACAACAGCTCACACTATATTAATAACAGCGGATAAAGAGAAGAACGAAAGCTTAGCAGATACACAGTCCATTTTAAATATTTTAACTGCAAAAGGACTTAATCCAAACATTCACTGCATCGCTGAACTTCTTACTTCTGAACAAATCCAAAATGCAACGAGAGCTGGCGTATCAGAAATTATAGAAGGAAATAAATTAACGAGCTATGTATTTACCGCTTCTCTTTTATTCCCTTCCATTTCAGGTGTACTATTCTCACTTTACGATGAAATCTCTGATAACAAATTACAACTGATGGAAATTCCCCCATCCTGTACAGGACAATCCTTTGCAAATTGCAGCTACGCTCTTTTAAAACAAAACATCCTCTTATTGGGCATAAAGCGTGATGAACAATATATGATTAATCCAATTCATTCTTTTATTATCATTGAAAGTGACGTACTCATTGTTATTCGCCATTAA
- a CDS encoding YugN-like family protein — MIPIQSNLEGRTYALYKLEEVMKPLGYSIGGNWDYDKGCFDYKIDEEDGYQFLRVPFTAVNGELDVPEVIVRLETPYILSHVYQDELDNEVNTLAAGTSLDQFAQPKDPDGDVKRKYVNIGKVLVQELEKHFFNGE, encoded by the coding sequence TTGATTCCGATTCAATCAAATTTAGAAGGACGTACATATGCGTTATATAAGTTAGAAGAGGTTATGAAACCACTTGGATATAGTATCGGTGGAAATTGGGATTATGATAAAGGATGTTTTGATTATAAAATCGACGAAGAAGATGGCTATCAATTTTTACGAGTACCATTTACAGCGGTGAATGGAGAACTAGATGTGCCTGAGGTAATAGTCCGTCTTGAAACGCCGTATATTCTTTCGCACGTATATCAAGACGAACTAGATAATGAAGTAAATACGTTAGCTGCCGGGACGAGCTTAGATCAGTTTGCCCAGCCGAAAGATCCAGATGGAGATGTGAAAAGAAAGTATGTCAATATTGGTAAAGTGTTAGTACAAGAACTAGAAAAGCATTTTTTTAATGGCGAATAA
- a CDS encoding glucose-6-phosphate isomerase: MSTHVTFDYSKALSFISENELTYLRDAVKVTHHAIHEKTGAGNDFLGWVELPLQYDKEEFARIQKCAEKIKNDSDILLVVGIGGSYLGARAAIEMLNHSFYNTLSKEQRKTPQVLFVGQNISSTYMKDLMDVLEGKDFSINVISKSGTTTEPAIAFRIFRKLLEEKYGKEGARKRIYATTDKARGALKTLADNEGYETFVIPDDVGGRFSVLTPVGLLPIAVSGLNIEEMMKGAAAGHDDFAKSELEENPAYQYAVVRNALYNKGKTIEMLVNYEPALQYFLEWWKQLFGESEGKDQKGIFPSSANFSTDLHSLGQYIQEGRRDLFETVLKVGKSTHELKIELDDNDLDGLNYLAGETVDFVNTKAYEGTLLAHSDGGVPNLIVNIPELNEYTFGYLVYFFEKACAMSGYLLGVNPFDQPGVEAYKKNMFALLGKPGFEELKAELEERLK, encoded by the coding sequence ATGAGTACACATGTAACGTTCGACTATTCTAAAGCGTTATCCTTCATCAGTGAAAATGAACTAACTTATTTACGTGATGCAGTAAAAGTAACACATCATGCAATCCACGAAAAAACTGGAGCTGGGAACGATTTCCTTGGGTGGGTAGAGCTTCCGCTTCAATATGACAAAGAAGAATTTGCTCGCATTCAAAAATGCGCAGAAAAAATTAAAAATGACTCTGACATTTTACTTGTTGTAGGTATCGGTGGTTCTTACTTAGGAGCACGCGCAGCAATCGAAATGTTAAACCATTCTTTCTACAACACGCTTTCTAAAGAACAACGTAAAACTCCACAAGTGCTATTTGTTGGACAAAACATTAGCTCCACTTACATGAAAGATTTAATGGATGTATTAGAAGGTAAAGACTTCTCTATTAACGTTATTTCCAAATCAGGTACAACAACAGAGCCTGCAATCGCATTCCGTATTTTCCGTAAATTATTAGAAGAAAAGTATGGAAAAGAAGGAGCACGCAAACGTATTTATGCGACTACAGATAAAGCACGTGGTGCATTAAAAACATTAGCTGATAACGAAGGTTACGAAACATTCGTAATTCCAGATGATGTTGGCGGTCGTTTCTCAGTATTAACACCAGTTGGTTTATTACCAATCGCAGTAAGTGGTTTAAATATTGAAGAGATGATGAAAGGTGCAGCTGCTGGTCATGATGACTTTGCGAAATCAGAACTGGAAGAAAATCCAGCTTACCAATATGCAGTAGTTCGTAATGCTCTTTACAATAAAGGGAAAACAATTGAAATGCTTGTTAACTATGAGCCAGCACTTCAATACTTCTTAGAGTGGTGGAAACAGTTATTTGGTGAAAGTGAAGGAAAAGATCAAAAAGGTATTTTCCCATCTTCAGCAAACTTCTCAACTGATTTACACTCATTAGGTCAATACATTCAAGAAGGTCGCCGTGATCTATTCGAAACGGTTCTTAAAGTAGGTAAATCTACTCATGAACTAAAAATCGAATTAGATGACAACGATTTAGATGGATTAAACTACCTTGCTGGTGAAACAGTAGACTTCGTAAACACAAAAGCATACGAAGGTACATTACTTGCACATAGCGATGGCGGAGTACCAAACTTAATCGTAAACATCCCTGAATTAAATGAGTACACATTCGGTTACCTTGTATACTTCTTCGAAAAAGCATGTGCGATGAGCGGCTACTTATTAGGCGTAAATCCATTTGACCAACCAGGAGTAGAAGCATACAAGAAAAACATGTTCGCTCTACTTGGAAAACCAGGATTCGAAGAACTAAAAGCAGAATTAGAAGAGCGTTTAAAATAA
- a CDS encoding DUF378 domain-containing protein: MSTLQRIALVFTVIGAVNWGLIGFFQFDLVAAIFGGQNSALARIIYGIVGISGLINLSLLFKPSENLGTHPETHEIR; encoded by the coding sequence ATGAGTACATTGCAACGTATCGCATTAGTCTTCACTGTAATCGGTGCTGTTAACTGGGGACTGATCGGGTTCTTCCAGTTTGACTTAGTAGCAGCTATTTTCGGTGGGCAAAACTCCGCTCTTGCACGTATTATTTACGGCATCGTTGGTATTTCTGGGCTTATCAATCTTAGTTTACTATTTAAACCATCCGAAAATCTTGGTACTCACCCAGAAACACATGAAATTCGATAG
- the yugI gene encoding S1 domain-containing post-transcriptional regulator GSP13 translates to MSEQYTTGVVVTGKVTGIQDYGAFVALDAETQGLVHISEITNGYVKDIHDFLKVGDTVEVKVLSIDEEHRKMSLSLKAARRKQGRVFIPNPSDKGFNTLREKLAEWIEESEVIK, encoded by the coding sequence ATGTCAGAACAATATACAACGGGAGTGGTTGTAACAGGGAAAGTAACTGGAATTCAAGATTACGGTGCATTTGTAGCTTTGGATGCAGAAACACAAGGACTTGTGCATATATCTGAAATTACAAATGGGTATGTAAAAGACATTCATGACTTTTTGAAGGTCGGAGATACAGTAGAAGTAAAGGTACTTTCAATTGATGAAGAGCACAGGAAAATGAGTTTATCGTTAAAAGCTGCGAGAAGAAAACAAGGAAGGGTTTTTATACCGAATCCATCTGATAAAGGGTTCAATACGCTGCGTGAAAAGCTAGCAGAATGGATTGAAGAATCGGAGGTAATAAAGTAA